In the genome of Variovorax sp. PAMC26660, the window TGTGCTGGCGCTCCTTCGGCGAAACGCGCAAGCCGATGGCGGATGGCGAATCGTCCGCGCCGCGCGGCAGCACGCGCGCCGTGTTCGCCAGCCGTTCCTTCCGGGCTTGGGCCTCGGTGGCGGCGACGACTTATGGCGGGCTGTTCTGCTTTCTGCTGCTGTCGCCGATGGTCTACATCGGCTACCTGGGCTGGTCGCCCGCGATGTACGGCTGGATTCCGGCCGGTGGCTCGCTGGTCTACATCTTCAGCACCACCATGTGCCGCAGCCTCTTGCGCCGCTACGGGCCGGTGCGTACCGTGCGGCTCGGTGCCTCGCTGAGCCTGACGGGCGCCGTCATCCAGGCGCTGGGCTGCTGGCTGATGCCGCTGAGCGCCGTGCCTTTGCTCTTCGGCCATGCCGTGTACTGCCTGGGTCACGGCATTCATCAACCGTGCGGGCAGGCCGGCGCGGTGGGCGACCTGCCGCACCTTGCGGGCCGGGCCGTGTCTTGGTCCGGCTTCGGCATGATGATGGTTGCGTTCTGCGCGGGGCAACTGGCCGCGCGTTTTGTCGATGCCGATTTTTCGCACGGCGCCTGGCCGATGGTCGTGCCGATGCTGCTCGCCGGCAGCGTGCTGATGGCCATTGCGTTCCTGTGGCTGCCGCGTCTTCATCAACACCCGATAAAGGAAAGCTCACCATGACCCGTTTGAATGTCGTTCGCGAGGGCGATGGCCCGATCGTCGTGCTCAGCCATGCGCTCGGTTGCGACCTGCACATGTGGGACGGCGTGGCCGCGCGACTGGCGCGCGCCCACACGGTGATCCGCTACGACCACCGCAACCACGGCGCGTCCGAGGTGGTGCCCGGCGCGCTGCGCATCGAGACGCTGGCGCAGGACGCGGCCGACCTCATCCAGCGCGAGGCGGACGGCGAGCCCGTGCACTTCGTGGGCCTGTCGATGGGCGGCATGACCGCGCAGGCGCTGGCAGTGCGTCACCCCGAACTGCTCAAGACCGTGGTGATCGCCAATTCGTCGGCGCACTACCCCGATCAGTCTCCGTGGCGCGCCCGCGCCGAAACGGTCAACGCCAAGGGCGTGGCTGCCATCGCACCCGGCGCCGTGGCGCGCTGGCTCACGCCGGCCTTTGTCGCCACGCCCGAAGGCGCCATCGCGGCGAAGGCGCTGCACGACGTGCTGGTGCGCACCGATGCGCAGGGCTACATCGAGAGCTGCAACGCCGTGGCGGCCATCGACTTTCGCGACAGCAACCACCGCATTGCCGTGCCCACGCTGGTGATCGGCGGGCTGCAGGACGAGGCCACGCCGATGGCGATGTCCGAAGCCGTGGCGGCGGCCATTCCGGGTGCGCGCCTGGCGACCATTGACGCGGCGCACGTGAGCGCGGTCGAGCGCCCGGCCGAGTTCGCGCAACTGCTGATCGATTTCTGGCGCAGCCTTTGACGGCTGCCGGCCGGCTCCTTGACCTAGGTGTATCCCGTATTTCGTCCGAATAATGAACGCTGGCGTTCGATAATCGATCAGGTGGACGTCGAATAGATTGTGGCGCGGCCCGGGTGTTCCTAAAGTCCACCCCCATGCACCGCTCCATTGCCACCGTGTCGCTCAGCGGCACCCTTCGCCAGAAGCTCGAAGCCGTCTCGGCCGCGGGCTTCGATGGCATCGAGCTGTTCGAGGCCGACTTCATCAACTTCAAGGGCACGGCCGCCGAGTTGCGCGGCATCGTCGCCGACCTGGGCCTGGCCATCGACCTCTACCAGCCCTTCCGCGATTTCGAGGGCATGCCCGAGCCGCAGTTCCGCCGCAGCCTGGAGCGCGCCGAGCGCAAGTTCGACCTGATGGAGGCGATGGGCGCGCCAATGGTGCTGTGCTGCTCCAACACCTCGCCGCTGGCAATCAACGACCCGGCGCGTGCAGCCGCGCAACTGCATGAATTGGCCGAGCGCGCCGCGCGCCGCAACCTGCGCGTGGGCTTCGAGGCGCTGGCCTGGGGCCGCCACACATCGCTCTACCGCCAGGCCTGGGACATCGTGAAGCAGGCGAACCACGCGCACCTCGGCCTGATCCTCGACAGCTTTCACACGCTGTCGCTGAAGGACGATCCGGCGGGCATCGTCGACATTCCGGGCGACAAGATCTTCTTCTTGCAGATGGCCGATGCGCCGCTGCTGGCCATGGATGTGCTGCAGTGGGCACGGCACCACCGCTCGTTCCCGGGGCAGGGCGATTTCGAGGTGGTCGGCTTCTTCGAGAAGGTGCTGCTGGCGGGCTACACCGGGCCGCTGTCGCTGGAAATCTTCAACGACATCTTTCGCGAGACACCCAACCGCCGCACCGCCGTCGATGCGATGCGCTCGCTGCTGTACCTCGAAAGCGAAACGCGTCAGCGGCTGGCCTCGGCAGCGAATGCGCCCGCGCAGCCGCAGCGCGTCGAGCTGTTCCATCCGCCGGCGGCGCCGGCGCTTTCGGGCCTGTCGTTCATCGAGTTCGCGGCCGACGAGGCTTCGGCCGAAACGCTGGGCACGCTGTTGCGGCAACTGGGCTTTCGCCGCGTCGGTACGCACCGCTCCAAGGCCGTGACGCTGTACCGCCAGGGCGAGACGCACCTCATCGTCAACGCGCAGCCCGACTCCTTCGCGCGCAGCCGCTTCGATGCACACGGCACCTCGGTCTGCGCGCTGGGCGTGCGCTGCGCCGACCCGCTCGCGGCCGTGGGCCGCGCCACCGCCATGCGTTCGCAGCGGCACGACAGCCCGGTCGGCCCGAACGAAATGCGTGTGCCGGCCGTCATCGCGCCGGGCGGCAACCTCATTCATTTCGTGCCGGAAGCGCTGGGCGCGAACGGGCTGTACGAGGCCGACTTCATCCTCGAAGAAGACGAAGGCGAGGCCGCCAACGACGCCGGCCTGCAGCGTATCGACCACGTGGCCCTGGGCCTTGCGCTCGACCAGCTCGACACCTGGGTGCTGTTCACGCGCGCCGTGCTCGGCCTGGAGCCTGGCGAAAGCCTGGAGCTGGCAGACCCCTTCGGCCTCATTCGCAGCCGCGGTGTGGCCAATGCAGACCGCCGCCTGCGCCTGGTGCTCAACGTGTCGCTGAGCCAGCGCACCCGCACCGCGCGCACGCTGAGCGTGACGGGCGGCGGTGCGGTGCACCACATCGCGCTGAGCTGCGAAGACATCTTCGATTCGGTCGCCAGGCTGCGCGCCAACGGCACGCGCTTCGTGCCCATCTCCGACAACTACTACGACGACCTTGCGACGCGCATCGACATCGCGCCCGAACTGCTGGCACGCATGCGTGCGGCGGGCGTGCTGTTCGACCGCTCGCCGGCCGGCGACTACCTGCATATCTATACCGAGAGTTTCGAGGGAGGACTGTTCTTCGAGGTCGCACAGCGCGTCGGTGCCTACGACGCCTACGGTGCCCTCAACGCACCGGCGCGCATGGCTTCGCAAGCGCAGGACTGATTGATTTTTTTCGTCAACACTGGAGACACAACACATGGCCAACACCACAGCCCATGAGCCGCAAGGCAGGCACCAGTCGAAGAAGGCCGCGGCAAGCGGCTGGATCGGCTCGGCGCTGGAGTACTACGACTTCTTCATCTACGCCACTGCCGCGGCGCTGATCTTTCCGCAGATCTTCTTTCCCAAGGGCGACCCCAAGACCGCCATCATCGCGTCGCTCGCGACCTACGGCGTGGGCTATGTCGCGCGCCCCATCGGCGCCTTTGTGCTCGGCCACTGGGGCGACACGCACGGCCGCAAGCAGGTGCTGGTGCTGTGCATGTTCCTGATGGGCTTCTCGACCGTGGCCGTCGGCCTGCTGCCGACCTATGACCAGGTCGGCCTGCTGGCCCCCGCGCTGCTGGTGCTGCTGCGGCTCATCCAGGGCTTTGCGGTGGCCGGCGAAATCTCGGGCGCCAGCTCGATGATTCTTGAGCACGCACCCTTCGGTCGTCGCGGCTTCTTCGCGAGCTTCACGCTGCAGGGCGTGCAGGCCGGCCAGATCCTGGCGGCTGCCGTCTTCCTGCCGCTCGCGCACTACATGCCTGAAGAAGCCTTCAACTCGTGGGGCTGGCGCATTCCGTTCCTGCTGAGCTTCCTCGTCATCGTGGCCGGCTACATCATCCGCCGCGAGGTCGATGAAACGCCGGCCTTCGCCGAAGTCGACAAGAAGGGCGAAGTGCCGAAGTCGCCCATCGTGCAGGCCTTCACCGACAGCTGGGCCGACATGCTGCGCGTGGTCTGCATGGCGCTGATGAACGTCATTCCGGTGGTGGCCACCGTGTTCGGCGCGGCCTATGCCGTGCAGGCCGCCTACGGCATCGGCTTCCAGAAAGACGTGTACCTGTGGATTCCGGTGCTCGGCAACATCCTCGCGGTGCTGGTGATTCCGTACGTGGGCAACCTGTCGGACCGCATCGGCCGCAAGCCGCCGATCATCGTGGGCGCGCTGGCTTCGGGGCTGCTGTCCTTCGTGTACCTGTATGCCATCAGCATCCGCAACGTGCCGCTGGCCATTGCCATGTCGCTGCTGATGTGGGGCATCGTCTACCAGGGCTACAACGCGACCTTCCCGAGCTTCTATCCGGAGCTGTTCCGCACCCGCAACCGCGTGTCGGCCATGGCCATCTCGCAGAACATCGGCACCACCATCACCGCGCTGCTGCCTGCGCTGTTCGCCGCCGTGGCGCCTCCGGGCTCGACCAATGTGTGGCTGACCGTGGGTGCGATCACCTTCGCAGTGACCATCCTGGCGGCACTCGCGGCCATGAGCGCACGCGAGACCTACCGCATCCGCATGAACGACCTCGGCAAGCCCGATGCCGTGCCGGTCGACAAGCAGGAATACGACCGCCTGCGCGAGCAGACGCTGGTGGACGCCCGCATGGCCAAGGCCGCTGCCTGAAAACCTTGTCCGCGCAAAGGGTTGTGGCGCCGTGAAGAATGGCGCCATGACCTCCCACCTCAAGATCGATTTCGTCTCCGATGTGTCCTGTCCCTGGTGCGCCGTTGGCCTGAGTTCGCTCGAGGCGGCCATCCAGCGGGTGGCACCGGACGTGTCCGTGGAACTGCACTTCCAGCCCTTCGAGCTGAACCCGCAGATGCCACCCGAAGGCCAGGACACCTTCGAGCACCTGAACCAGAAGTACGGCTCCACGCGTGAACAACAGGCGCAGTCGCGCGAGATGATCCGCCAGCGCGGCGCGGCCGTGGGTTTCGAGTTCAGCCCCGAAGGCCGCCCACGCGTGTACAACACCTTCGACGCACATCGCCTGCTGCATTGGGCCGAGCTTGAAAGCCCCGCCAAGCAGGCGGCGCTGAAAAAGCTGCTGCTGAAGGCCTACTTCACCGACAGCCAGAACCCTTCGGACACCGAAGTGCTGGTGCACGCGGCCACCGAGGCGGGCCTTGATGCGGCACGCGCCCGCGAGATTCTGGCAAGCGACGAGTTCGGGGCCGAGACCCGCGAGCGCGAACGCATGTACACCGACGCCGGCATTCACTCGGTGCCCGCGATCATCATCAACGACCAGCACCTGATCTCGGGCGGCCAGCCGGTCGAGGTGTTCGAGCGGGCGCTGCGCCAGATTGCCGGCGCTGCGCCAGCAACCCTGTCCACGGCCTGACCTGGCGGTGCAAACGGCCGCAACTTTGCGCGCCGTTACGAACGTAAAGAGCGTCAACGTGGAGCCGTGCACGGTGGTTGAGAAGAGCATCCTCAGTCACTGTCACCGTCAGGAGCTCCAATGAAGAAGAAAAGCCTACTCGCCGCCACCGCCGCACTGGCCCTCATGGCCGCGGTCTCCCTGCCAGCACTGGCGGACGAATACGGCAAGCATCCGTTCTACCTTCATGCCTTGTCCGACCTGCGCACCGCCGCCTGGCAGGTCGATCACCGCCGCCCTGAAGACGGACAGGTCTCGCGCGACGAGATGGTGGTGCACGACGAGATCAATGCCGCCATTGGCGACCTGCAACGCGCCGCATGGCTCGACGGCAAGCCCATCGAGTGGCGCGAACCCACCGACGCCTGGCTGCCACGCGAAGGCCGGCTGCACGCTGCCGTCGACCTGCTGCGCAAGGTGCGCTCGGATGTGGCGCGCGAAGAAGACGATCCGCGCTCGCGGGTGTTCCAGCAACGCGGCCTCGCGCACGTCGACGTGGCGCTCAATGTTGCGCAGCACGCCATCGGCGACGTTCGCCATCACGACATGCGCCGGGAGTGAGGCCGGTGACAGCTTCCGGCCTGTCTTTGCATCGCCGCGCGTCGCTGACGCTCGGTGCCTGTGCGCTGGCGCTGCTTGCGGCCTGCGCTACCGCACCGGGTAACCAGCGTCCGCTGGTCTCGGTCTCGCTGCCGTCCGCGCCGGTGAACGAAGCCACGCGCCTGCGCTGGCTCGACCGCGTGAGCTGGGGCGCCAACGCCAGCAGCGACGCGCAGCTCACGCAGCGCGGCCTCGCGTTGTGGATGCGCGACCAATTGAACCCGCGCCCAGCGCCGCTGCCGCCCGCCGCGCAGGCGCAGATCGACGCGATGACGATCTCGCACACGCCGCTCGACCAGCTCGTGCTCGGGCTCGATGCCCAGCGCAAGGCCGCCGATGCGATGCCCGACGAAGACCAGAAGAAGGCCGCGCGTCAGGCCTACCAGCAGGAACTGAACAAGCTCGCGCGTGAAGCCGAGCAACGCTTCGTGCTGCGCGCGCTCTATTCGCCGAACCAGCTCCAGGAGCAGATGACCTGGTTCTGGATGAACCACTTCAATGTCAACCTGCGCAAGGACAACATCCGCGCGATGGTGGGCGACTACGAAGAGAACGCCATCCGCCCGCATGCGCTCGGCAAGTTCCGCGATCTGCTCGGCGCCACGCTGCACCACCCGGCCA includes:
- a CDS encoding alpha/beta fold hydrolase, producing MTRLNVVREGDGPIVVLSHALGCDLHMWDGVAARLARAHTVIRYDHRNHGASEVVPGALRIETLAQDAADLIQREADGEPVHFVGLSMGGMTAQALAVRHPELLKTVVIANSSAHYPDQSPWRARAETVNAKGVAAIAPGAVARWLTPAFVATPEGAIAAKALHDVLVRTDAQGYIESCNAVAAIDFRDSNHRIAVPTLVIGGLQDEATPMAMSEAVAAAIPGARLATIDAAHVSAVERPAEFAQLLIDFWRSL
- a CDS encoding bifunctional sugar phosphate isomerase/epimerase/4-hydroxyphenylpyruvate dioxygenase family protein, translated to MHRSIATVSLSGTLRQKLEAVSAAGFDGIELFEADFINFKGTAAELRGIVADLGLAIDLYQPFRDFEGMPEPQFRRSLERAERKFDLMEAMGAPMVLCCSNTSPLAINDPARAAAQLHELAERAARRNLRVGFEALAWGRHTSLYRQAWDIVKQANHAHLGLILDSFHTLSLKDDPAGIVDIPGDKIFFLQMADAPLLAMDVLQWARHHRSFPGQGDFEVVGFFEKVLLAGYTGPLSLEIFNDIFRETPNRRTAVDAMRSLLYLESETRQRLASAANAPAQPQRVELFHPPAAPALSGLSFIEFAADEASAETLGTLLRQLGFRRVGTHRSKAVTLYRQGETHLIVNAQPDSFARSRFDAHGTSVCALGVRCADPLAAVGRATAMRSQRHDSPVGPNEMRVPAVIAPGGNLIHFVPEALGANGLYEADFILEEDEGEAANDAGLQRIDHVALGLALDQLDTWVLFTRAVLGLEPGESLELADPFGLIRSRGVANADRRLRLVLNVSLSQRTRTARTLSVTGGGAVHHIALSCEDIFDSVARLRANGTRFVPISDNYYDDLATRIDIAPELLARMRAAGVLFDRSPAGDYLHIYTESFEGGLFFEVAQRVGAYDAYGALNAPARMASQAQD
- a CDS encoding multidrug effflux MFS transporter; amino-acid sequence: MNAPVAPKRGRFDVSFTLLLPLLLAAQPVATDSYLPALPAIAKELGSASTSLTLFVLAFGFAQLLCGPLADRFGRRPVLLAGLACYVIAAFGGAFAGSVAVLAGWRTLQGFSMAAILVCSRAAVRDLYPAHEGPHVMARGLTGLGMVGLVAPLLGAWLVQGAGWRWVMVAMAVYSLLLFALCWRSFGETRKPMADGESSAPRGSTRAVFASRSFRAWASVAATTYGGLFCFLLLSPMVYIGYLGWSPAMYGWIPAGGSLVYIFSTTMCRSLLRRYGPVRTVRLGASLSLTGAVIQALGCWLMPLSAVPLLFGHAVYCLGHGIHQPCGQAGAVGDLPHLAGRAVSWSGFGMMMVAFCAGQLAARFVDADFSHGAWPMVVPMLLAGSVLMAIAFLWLPRLHQHPIKESSP
- a CDS encoding MFS transporter; translation: MANTTAHEPQGRHQSKKAAASGWIGSALEYYDFFIYATAAALIFPQIFFPKGDPKTAIIASLATYGVGYVARPIGAFVLGHWGDTHGRKQVLVLCMFLMGFSTVAVGLLPTYDQVGLLAPALLVLLRLIQGFAVAGEISGASSMILEHAPFGRRGFFASFTLQGVQAGQILAAAVFLPLAHYMPEEAFNSWGWRIPFLLSFLVIVAGYIIRREVDETPAFAEVDKKGEVPKSPIVQAFTDSWADMLRVVCMALMNVIPVVATVFGAAYAVQAAYGIGFQKDVYLWIPVLGNILAVLVIPYVGNLSDRIGRKPPIIVGALASGLLSFVYLYAISIRNVPLAIAMSLLMWGIVYQGYNATFPSFYPELFRTRNRVSAMAISQNIGTTITALLPALFAAVAPPGSTNVWLTVGAITFAVTILAALAAMSARETYRIRMNDLGKPDAVPVDKQEYDRLREQTLVDARMAKAAA
- a CDS encoding DsbA family oxidoreductase, whose product is MTSHLKIDFVSDVSCPWCAVGLSSLEAAIQRVAPDVSVELHFQPFELNPQMPPEGQDTFEHLNQKYGSTREQQAQSREMIRQRGAAVGFEFSPEGRPRVYNTFDAHRLLHWAELESPAKQAALKKLLLKAYFTDSQNPSDTEVLVHAATEAGLDAARAREILASDEFGAETRERERMYTDAGIHSVPAIIINDQHLISGGQPVEVFERALRQIAGAAPATLSTA